From Actinoplanes oblitus, a single genomic window includes:
- a CDS encoding LLM class F420-dependent oxidoreductase: protein MNLGLHISDFSWPEGSPRLGTTLAEIASAADEAGFERISVMDHLWQIEMIGPPEMAMLEAYTTLGFLAAHTRRAKLLTLVTGVVYREPGLLAKAVTTLDVLSGGRAILGLGAAWNAAESAGLGLPFPPTAERFERLEEVLRICRQMFDGDETAFEGTHYTLTRLLNSPLPLTRPRPPILVGGGGEKKTLLLVAKYADACNLFAGPELPHKLDVLKRHCDAVGRDYDEIEKTVLYPIDPGERGERVGEIIDVMRHLAGLGVSVTHGSVRNPWDTKRFEIFRDEIVPAAEAL from the coding sequence ATGAACCTGGGGCTCCACATCTCGGACTTCAGCTGGCCGGAGGGATCACCCCGGCTCGGCACGACGCTCGCGGAGATCGCCTCGGCCGCCGACGAGGCCGGTTTCGAGCGGATCAGTGTGATGGACCACCTCTGGCAGATCGAGATGATCGGGCCGCCGGAGATGGCGATGCTCGAGGCGTACACGACGCTCGGCTTCCTGGCCGCGCACACCCGCCGGGCCAAGCTGCTCACCCTGGTCACCGGCGTGGTCTATCGGGAGCCGGGCCTGCTGGCCAAGGCGGTGACGACGCTCGACGTGCTCTCCGGCGGCCGAGCCATCCTCGGGCTCGGCGCGGCGTGGAACGCGGCGGAGTCGGCCGGGCTGGGCCTGCCGTTCCCGCCGACAGCGGAGCGGTTCGAGCGGCTGGAGGAGGTGCTCCGGATCTGCCGGCAGATGTTCGACGGCGACGAGACGGCCTTCGAGGGTACGCACTACACGCTGACCCGGCTGCTGAACTCGCCGTTGCCGCTGACCCGGCCGCGCCCGCCGATCCTGGTCGGCGGTGGCGGGGAGAAGAAGACGCTGCTGCTGGTCGCGAAGTACGCGGACGCCTGCAACCTGTTCGCCGGCCCGGAGCTGCCGCACAAGCTCGACGTGCTGAAACGGCACTGTGACGCGGTCGGCCGGGACTACGACGAGATCGAGAAGACGGTGCTCTACCCCATCGACCCGGGGGAACGGGGCGAGCGGGTCGGGGAGATCATCGACGTGATGCGGCACCTGGCCGGGCTCGGCGTCTCGGTCACCCACGGCTCGGTGCGCAACCCGTGGGACACCAAGCGGTTCGAGATCTTCCGGGACGAGATCGTTCCGGCGGCGGAGGCACTGTGA
- a CDS encoding HAD family hydrolase has protein sequence MSIEAVVFDLDGVIIDTEEVWEEVRRAYVAEHGRAFLPDSQDRMMGMSTVEWSTHLADEVGVPVPAERVAADVLGRMAARYRESLPLIPGAAETVRALGERYRLALASSSARILIDQVLATAGLTGEFEVTLSTEEVARGKPAPDVYLTAVAKLGLTPEVCAAVEDSSNGLRSAGAAGLAVIAVPHGVYPAAPDALAHAALVVKTITEVTPEAVAALR, from the coding sequence GTGAGCATCGAGGCGGTCGTGTTCGACCTGGACGGCGTCATCATCGACACCGAGGAGGTGTGGGAGGAGGTCCGCCGGGCGTACGTGGCCGAGCACGGTCGCGCGTTCCTGCCGGACAGCCAGGACCGGATGATGGGGATGAGCACCGTCGAGTGGTCCACCCACCTGGCCGACGAGGTCGGCGTCCCGGTGCCGGCCGAGCGGGTCGCCGCCGACGTGCTGGGCCGGATGGCCGCGCGCTACCGGGAGTCGCTGCCGCTGATCCCGGGCGCTGCCGAGACGGTCCGGGCGCTCGGTGAGCGGTATCGCCTCGCGCTGGCCAGCTCGTCCGCCCGGATCCTGATCGACCAGGTGCTGGCGACGGCCGGGCTGACCGGCGAGTTCGAGGTGACGCTGTCGACCGAGGAGGTGGCCCGCGGCAAGCCGGCGCCGGACGTCTACCTGACCGCGGTGGCCAAACTCGGCCTGACGCCGGAGGTGTGCGCGGCTGTCGAGGACTCCAGCAACGGCCTGCGGTCCGCGGGTGCGGCCGGGCTCGCGGTGATCGCCGTTCCGCACGGGGTGTATCCGGCGGCGCCGGACGCCCTGGCCCACGCGGCCCTGGTGGTCAAGACGATCACCGAAGTCACCCCGGAGGCGGTCGCCGCCCTCCGCTGA
- a CDS encoding FAD-dependent monooxygenase, which translates to MDVLISGASIAGPALAYWLARHGYRPTIVEIAPRLRTGGQAVDFRGELHLGVLDKMGVLPALREVQTHGKAMRFVDEHGERQMEWPAEMAGGDLEVFRGDLARILCAASDSTDYLFGDRIAALDETPDGVDVTFASGRQRTFDLVIGADGVHSGVRRLAFGPDDQFVKHLGYYVATWPIPNEWDLTPDHLWHNTPGRMIGISGNHRDPAAADVLAMFAAPKLAYDRHDPEARKAILRSRFAGMGWLAPRLLAELDKVEDVYFDQVCRVDAPHWARGRIALVGDAACGATIGGQGTGTAVVCAYVLAGELAAAGGDHRVAFPRYVRRIAKFARGTQKGGETTGRFMAPKTDRGIRLRNYLNNQKWFLDFTFKVAGGRSTNLQLPDYAV; encoded by the coding sequence ATGGACGTCCTGATCTCCGGCGCGAGCATCGCGGGCCCCGCCCTCGCCTACTGGCTGGCCCGGCACGGCTACCGCCCGACGATCGTGGAGATCGCCCCGCGGCTGCGCACCGGCGGCCAGGCCGTCGACTTCCGCGGCGAGCTGCACCTGGGCGTGCTCGACAAGATGGGCGTGCTGCCCGCGCTGCGCGAGGTGCAGACCCACGGCAAGGCGATGCGGTTCGTCGACGAGCACGGCGAGCGGCAGATGGAGTGGCCGGCCGAGATGGCCGGCGGCGACCTCGAGGTGTTCCGCGGCGACCTGGCCCGGATCCTGTGCGCCGCGAGCGACAGCACCGACTATCTCTTCGGCGACCGGATCGCCGCCCTGGACGAGACCCCGGACGGCGTCGACGTCACCTTCGCCTCCGGCCGGCAGCGGACGTTCGACCTGGTCATCGGCGCCGACGGCGTGCACTCCGGGGTGCGCCGGCTGGCGTTCGGCCCGGACGATCAGTTCGTCAAGCACCTCGGCTACTACGTGGCGACCTGGCCGATCCCGAACGAGTGGGATCTGACGCCCGACCACCTGTGGCACAACACACCGGGCCGGATGATCGGGATCAGCGGCAACCACCGCGATCCGGCCGCGGCCGACGTCCTGGCGATGTTCGCCGCGCCGAAACTGGCCTACGACCGCCACGACCCCGAGGCGCGCAAGGCGATCCTGCGCTCCCGGTTCGCCGGGATGGGGTGGCTCGCACCGCGGTTGCTGGCCGAGCTGGACAAGGTGGAGGACGTCTACTTCGACCAGGTCTGCCGGGTCGACGCCCCGCACTGGGCCCGTGGCCGGATCGCCCTGGTCGGCGACGCGGCCTGCGGCGCCACCATCGGCGGTCAGGGCACCGGCACCGCGGTCGTCTGCGCCTACGTCCTGGCCGGTGAGCTCGCCGCGGCCGGCGGCGACCACCGCGTCGCCTTCCCCCGCTACGTGCGGCGGATCGCCAAGTTCGCCCGCGGCACCCAGAAGGGCGGCGAGACCACCGGCCGCTTCATGGCCCCGAAAACCGACCGAGGCATCCGCCTGCGCAACTACCTGAACAACCAAAAATGGTTCCTGGACTTCACCTTCAAGGTCGCCGGCGGCCGCAGCACCAACCTCCAGCTCCCCGACTACGCCGTCTGA
- a CDS encoding TetR/AcrR family transcriptional regulator, producing the protein MADFLWQERSGGKRGPKAALTLAEIADAAIAVADAEGLAAVSMQRVAAELGYTKMALYRYVPGKTELVSVMLERGMGAAPELPPGDWRAAMTAWSQALLSVFAGHGWALEASSGKRPIGPNELSWMEAALARLPDGLTGAERMDTVAVLAGHVRALAVQPDESGMITALTEHAARFPAVAAALADMAAHGGQDQAFRFGLERILDGLETLLTTRV; encoded by the coding sequence ATGGCCGACTTCCTGTGGCAGGAGCGGTCCGGGGGCAAGCGGGGCCCGAAGGCCGCGCTCACCTTGGCCGAGATCGCCGATGCCGCGATCGCGGTCGCTGACGCCGAGGGACTGGCCGCGGTCTCGATGCAGCGGGTGGCCGCCGAGCTCGGATACACGAAAATGGCTCTGTACCGATACGTGCCGGGCAAGACCGAGCTCGTGTCGGTGATGCTGGAGCGGGGGATGGGGGCCGCCCCTGAGCTGCCGCCGGGCGACTGGCGGGCCGCGATGACCGCCTGGTCACAGGCGCTCCTATCGGTTTTTGCCGGTCACGGCTGGGCGCTGGAGGCGTCCAGCGGCAAGCGGCCGATCGGGCCGAACGAGCTGAGCTGGATGGAGGCCGCGCTGGCCCGGCTCCCGGACGGCCTGACCGGCGCGGAGCGGATGGACACCGTGGCGGTGCTGGCCGGCCACGTCCGTGCTCTCGCCGTGCAGCCCGACGAGTCCGGCATGATCACCGCGCTCACCGAGCACGCCGCCCGCTTCCCGGCGGTCGCCGCGGCGCTCGCCGACATGGCCGCCCACGGTGGACAGGACCAGGCGTTCCGGTTCGGCCTGGAGCGCATTCTCGACGGTCTGGAGACGCTGCTCACGACGCGGGTGTGA
- a CDS encoding sodium:solute symporter family protein, with protein MSGLRLDVNFVDYLILAIYFITVLGVGFAARRAIRNSSDFFLSGRSMPAWVTGLAFVSANLGALEIIGMAANGAQYGMMTLHYYWVGAVPAMVFLGIVMMPFYYGSKVRSVPEFLRLRFNRPTHLFNAVSFAVAQVLIAGVNLYALALILQVLLGWPLWLSIVIGAAVVLVYITLGGLSSAIYNEVLQFFVILAGLIPITILGLVKVGGWQGLVDKVQASNLGDAALHTFSNTATTDNPLGANWIGIIFGLGFVLSFGYWTTNFAEVQRALSAKDMNAARRTPIIGAFPKLLIPAVTVIPGLIALVTVQGLGGSGTLKYDYAIPQLMQELLPNGVLGVAVTGLVASFMAGMAANVSGFNTVFTYDIWQSYVRKDRPDGYYLRVGRIATVVGVVIGIGTAFIAADFNNIMNYIQALFSLFNAPLFATFIVGMFWKRMSPWAGFWSLLLGFLASLTLYVLHLNDILKFNSDLEESFWGAGAAFVVAVVVAGIVTPFTPRKPENELRGLVYGLAGPSTGADVVITGEKVWWRNPVVLGTVALILAALLYIPFW; from the coding sequence GTGAGTGGTCTCCGGCTCGACGTGAACTTCGTCGACTATCTGATCCTTGCGATCTATTTCATCACTGTTCTGGGAGTCGGCTTCGCGGCCCGCCGGGCGATCCGCAACAGCTCCGACTTCTTCCTCTCCGGCAGGTCGATGCCGGCCTGGGTGACCGGCCTGGCCTTCGTGTCGGCGAACCTCGGCGCGCTGGAGATCATCGGGATGGCCGCCAACGGCGCCCAGTACGGCATGATGACCCTGCACTACTACTGGGTCGGCGCGGTCCCGGCGATGGTCTTCCTCGGCATCGTGATGATGCCCTTCTACTACGGCTCCAAGGTGCGCAGCGTCCCGGAGTTCCTCCGGCTGCGGTTCAACCGGCCCACCCACCTGTTCAACGCGGTCAGTTTCGCGGTGGCCCAGGTGCTGATCGCCGGTGTCAACCTCTACGCCCTGGCGCTGATCCTGCAGGTGCTGCTCGGCTGGCCGCTCTGGCTCTCCATCGTGATCGGCGCCGCCGTCGTGCTGGTCTACATCACGCTCGGCGGACTCTCCTCGGCGATCTACAACGAGGTGCTGCAGTTCTTCGTCATCCTGGCCGGCCTGATCCCGATCACCATCCTCGGCCTGGTCAAGGTCGGTGGCTGGCAGGGGCTCGTCGACAAGGTGCAGGCCAGCAACCTGGGCGACGCCGCGCTGCACACGTTCTCGAACACCGCGACCACCGACAACCCGCTGGGCGCGAACTGGATCGGCATCATCTTCGGTCTCGGCTTCGTGCTGTCGTTCGGGTACTGGACCACGAACTTCGCCGAGGTGCAGCGGGCGCTGAGCGCCAAGGACATGAACGCGGCCCGGCGCACCCCGATCATCGGCGCGTTCCCGAAGCTGCTCATCCCGGCGGTCACCGTGATCCCCGGCCTGATCGCCCTGGTCACCGTGCAGGGGCTGGGCGGCTCCGGGACGCTGAAGTACGACTACGCGATTCCGCAGCTGATGCAGGAATTGCTGCCCAACGGCGTGCTCGGCGTGGCGGTGACCGGTCTGGTCGCCTCGTTCATGGCCGGCATGGCGGCCAACGTGAGCGGCTTCAACACCGTCTTCACCTACGACATCTGGCAGTCCTACGTCCGCAAGGACCGGCCGGACGGCTACTACCTGCGGGTCGGCCGGATCGCCACCGTCGTCGGCGTGGTGATCGGGATCGGCACCGCGTTCATCGCCGCCGACTTCAACAACATCATGAACTACATCCAGGCGCTGTTCTCGCTGTTCAACGCGCCGCTGTTCGCCACCTTCATCGTCGGCATGTTCTGGAAGCGGATGTCACCCTGGGCCGGCTTCTGGTCGCTGCTGCTCGGCTTCCTCGCCTCGCTCACCCTCTACGTGCTGCACCTGAACGACATCCTGAAGTTCAACTCCGACCTGGAGGAGAGCTTCTGGGGCGCCGGCGCCGCGTTCGTGGTGGCCGTCGTGGTGGCCGGGATCGTCACCCCGTTCACCCCGCGCAAGCCGGAGAACGAGCTGCGCGGCCTGGTCTACGGCCTGGCCGGGCCGAGCACCGGCGCCGACGTGGTGATCACCGGCGAGAAGGTCTGGTGGCGCAACCCGGTGGTGCTCGGCACCGTAGCGCTGATCCTGGCCGCCCTGCTCTACATCCCCTTCTGGTGA
- a CDS encoding glycosyltransferase family 2 protein — MSVVIPAGTAALPLLLAALPAVAEVIVVVGRDDDTTTAAAAPRAVRVIRQTRTGVGNALACGVAESSGDVVVTLAGDGSCDPTELPRYLAALHDGADMAQGSRSRGDGRDLSGGRFSRIGARLLLWLMAVLFGCRRTDPGFGFRAFWRDVAGSAGLPRVAGTDPVRGDGPEIEPLLTVRAAANGLFVTEVPAVAYPRTAPATRPRPLPAARALLGEYLDRRRAARTAEPGSIVVLTGREAAVAPGVLGRTGTDAGLFDPAGRNGRGYHRATGGDRLPVGDDRAARWPATNGSPDRGGRFPEGGTERRRGPRAMGGTPDTGRAGGFGAAGVGGLGAAGGGGWTGQPLDGSAATGRPLDGNTATGRPPGASTPAGRALGGSASAGRSLGDGTTMRRRWRDNAGVEAGREVGTGRRRMQGRPNLRVINGEGGGGGGRTGKLRAVPRPDQDR; from the coding sequence GTGAGCGTCGTGATCCCGGCCGGAACGGCGGCCCTGCCGCTCCTGCTCGCCGCCCTGCCCGCGGTCGCCGAGGTGATCGTGGTGGTCGGCCGGGACGATGACACCACCACCGCGGCGGCCGCGCCCCGCGCCGTCCGGGTGATCCGGCAGACCCGCACCGGCGTCGGCAACGCGCTGGCCTGCGGTGTCGCCGAGAGCTCTGGCGACGTCGTGGTGACCCTGGCCGGCGACGGCTCCTGCGACCCCACCGAGCTGCCCCGCTACCTGGCGGCGCTGCACGACGGCGCGGACATGGCGCAGGGTTCCCGATCCCGCGGCGACGGGCGGGACCTGTCCGGCGGGCGCTTCTCCCGGATCGGGGCACGTCTGCTGCTCTGGCTGATGGCGGTGCTGTTCGGCTGCCGGCGCACCGACCCGGGCTTCGGGTTCCGGGCGTTCTGGCGGGACGTGGCCGGCTCGGCCGGGCTGCCCCGGGTGGCCGGGACCGACCCGGTGCGCGGGGACGGCCCGGAGATCGAGCCGCTGCTGACCGTGCGCGCCGCGGCGAACGGGCTCTTCGTGACCGAGGTGCCGGCGGTGGCGTACCCGCGGACCGCGCCGGCGACCCGGCCGCGCCCGCTGCCGGCCGCCCGGGCCCTGCTCGGCGAGTACCTCGACCGGCGCCGCGCGGCGCGCACCGCCGAGCCGGGCAGCATCGTGGTGCTGACCGGGCGGGAGGCCGCGGTGGCGCCGGGCGTCCTGGGCCGCACCGGCACCGACGCCGGGCTGTTCGATCCGGCCGGCCGGAACGGGCGGGGCTATCACCGGGCTACCGGCGGGGACCGGCTGCCGGTCGGGGACGACCGCGCGGCGCGCTGGCCGGCGACGAACGGGTCGCCGGACCGGGGCGGGCGGTTCCCGGAGGGCGGCACGGAGCGGCGGCGGGGTCCCCGCGCGATGGGCGGGACGCCGGACACCGGCCGGGCCGGCGGCTTCGGCGCGGCGGGCGTCGGTGGGCTCGGCGCGGCGGGCGGTGGCGGCTGGACCGGGCAGCCGCTGGACGGGAGCGCCGCGACCGGGCGGCCGCTGGACGGAAACACCGCGACCGGGCGGCCGCCCGGGGCGAGCACGCCGGCCGGGCGAGCCCTCGGCGGAAGCGCTTCGGCCGGGCGATCGCTCGGGGACGGCACGACGATGCGGCGACGGTGGCGGGACAACGCGGGCGTCGAGGCGGGCCGTGAGGTGGGCACCGGGCGGCGGCGGATGCAGGGCCGGCCCAACCTCCGGGTGATCAATGGCGAGGGCGGCGGGGGCGGTGGGCGTACCGGGAAACTGCGGGCCGTGCCGCGGCCGGACCAGGACCGATGA
- the fgd gene encoding glucose-6-phosphate dehydrogenase (coenzyme-F420): protein MIRFGYKASAEQFAPAELLKYGILAEELGFDSVFVSDHLQPWRHDGGHAPAALPWLGALAARTEKVLVGTSVLTPTFRYHPAVVAQAFATLGCLAPGRAILGVGSGESLNEVPLGTRWPDGKERFARLKEAVLLIQKLWAEDRVTYEGQFYKTENATIYDKPEQRVPIYIGASGPAATRLAGRIADGFITTSGKGHPLYTDTLLPAVKEGAEKGGKKLDDLDLMIEVKVSFDDDLERARDDTHYWGALALSAEEKTGVEDPVEMQRLADALPVERTVTRWIVSSDPDEHAAKVAEYLDMGFKHLVFHAPGPDQERFLRLYSTEILPRLRTHVTPPA from the coding sequence ATGATTCGGTTCGGGTACAAGGCGTCGGCGGAGCAGTTCGCGCCGGCTGAACTGCTCAAGTACGGCATTCTCGCCGAGGAGCTGGGCTTCGACTCGGTCTTCGTCAGCGATCACCTGCAGCCGTGGCGGCACGACGGCGGGCACGCCCCGGCCGCGCTGCCCTGGCTCGGGGCGCTCGCCGCGCGTACCGAGAAGGTGCTGGTCGGCACCAGCGTGCTGACGCCGACCTTCCGCTACCACCCGGCCGTGGTGGCGCAGGCCTTCGCCACCCTGGGCTGCCTCGCGCCGGGCCGCGCCATCCTCGGCGTCGGCTCCGGCGAGTCGCTCAACGAGGTGCCGCTCGGCACCCGATGGCCGGACGGCAAGGAGCGCTTCGCCCGGCTCAAGGAGGCGGTCCTGCTGATCCAGAAGCTGTGGGCCGAGGACCGGGTGACGTACGAGGGGCAGTTCTACAAGACCGAGAACGCCACCATCTACGACAAGCCCGAGCAGCGGGTGCCGATCTACATCGGCGCGTCCGGCCCGGCCGCCACCCGTCTCGCCGGCCGGATCGCCGACGGCTTCATCACCACCAGCGGCAAGGGCCACCCGCTCTACACCGACACGCTGCTGCCGGCCGTCAAGGAGGGCGCGGAGAAGGGCGGCAAGAAGCTCGACGACCTGGACCTGATGATCGAGGTCAAGGTCTCCTTCGACGACGACCTCGAGCGGGCCCGCGACGACACCCACTACTGGGGCGCGCTGGCCCTCTCCGCGGAGGAGAAGACCGGCGTCGAGGACCCGGTCGAGATGCAGCGCCTGGCCGACGCCCTGCCGGTCGAGCGGACGGTCACCCGCTGGATCGTCTCGTCCGACCCGGACGAGCACGCCGCCAAGGTCGCCGAGTATCTCGACATGGGCTTCAAGCACCTGGTCTTCCACGCCCCGGGCCCGGACCAGGAGCGCTTCCTGCGCCTCTACTCGACGGAGATCCTGCCCCGTCTGCGCACCCACGTCACACCCCCGGCGTAA
- a CDS encoding PP2C family protein-serine/threonine phosphatase, with amino-acid sequence MSDRPAPTGALLRATAPDRLPEATADHLRRHFAAERVEVLVADLALRRLAPLLDTAGAELDPAALRCLASQRPSTGSGPTGTRLHLPLSCWGERLGVLRVDLPRHPDPEQAEQLRSVADELAVAIRAADRMTDRYRQAQCLQRLTMAAELQWDLLPGRSLGDDRFLLAGQLEPAYDIKGDHFDWALASDRLTITVLNGAGEGLDAALLTVTAVNAMRNARRCGADIVEQAELASDALHTRYGGGLHAATLLLEIDLVGGWVDAVDAGSPHCMVGRGGEISQIRLEQQLPLGMFGEARYEIERFRLEPGDRLLVVSDGVHAAAPRGGPTFGESALFTALRGTRLQPATEAVGTVMRDLREFHADAEPEDDAVTVCLDWRR; translated from the coding sequence GTGTCCGACCGACCGGCCCCCACCGGCGCGCTGCTGCGCGCCACCGCGCCCGACCGTTTGCCCGAGGCGACCGCCGACCACCTGCGCCGACACTTCGCGGCCGAGCGGGTCGAGGTGCTGGTCGCCGACCTGGCGCTGCGCCGGCTGGCGCCGCTGCTCGACACGGCCGGCGCCGAGCTCGACCCGGCCGCCCTGCGCTGCCTGGCCAGCCAGCGTCCCAGCACCGGGTCCGGGCCGACCGGCACCCGGCTGCACCTGCCGCTGTCCTGCTGGGGCGAGCGGCTCGGGGTGCTGCGCGTGGACCTGCCCCGCCACCCCGATCCGGAACAGGCCGAACAGCTGCGGTCGGTCGCCGACGAACTGGCGGTGGCGATCCGCGCCGCCGACCGGATGACCGACAGGTACCGCCAGGCGCAGTGCCTGCAGCGGCTCACCATGGCCGCCGAGCTGCAGTGGGACCTGCTGCCCGGCCGCTCGCTCGGCGACGACCGGTTCCTGCTGGCCGGGCAGCTGGAACCGGCGTACGACATCAAGGGTGACCACTTCGACTGGGCGCTCGCCAGCGACCGGCTGACCATCACCGTGCTCAACGGCGCGGGCGAGGGACTGGACGCCGCCCTGCTGACCGTGACAGCGGTGAACGCCATGCGCAACGCCCGCCGCTGCGGCGCCGACATCGTCGAGCAGGCCGAGCTGGCCTCGGACGCGTTGCACACCCGGTACGGCGGCGGCCTGCACGCCGCCACCCTGCTGCTGGAGATCGACCTGGTCGGCGGCTGGGTGGACGCCGTCGACGCCGGCTCGCCGCACTGCATGGTCGGCCGGGGCGGCGAGATCAGCCAGATCCGCCTGGAGCAGCAGCTGCCGCTGGGCATGTTCGGCGAGGCCCGCTACGAGATCGAGCGGTTCCGGCTGGAACCGGGCGACCGGCTGCTCGTGGTCAGCGACGGCGTCCACGCCGCGGCACCCCGGGGTGGTCCCACCTTCGGGGAATCCGCCCTGTTCACGGCGTTGCGCGGGACTAGGTTGCAACCGGCCACCGAGGCGGTCGGTACGGTGATGCGGGATCTGCGTGAGTTTCACGCCGATGCCGAGCCGGAGGACGACGCGGTGACGGTCTGCCTTGATTGGCGCCGTTGA
- a CDS encoding ATP-binding protein has protein sequence MRMSVRLNLPREVDSVPAVRRLLRCALTSLTVDGQAGADLEIALTEACANVVKHATGAEAYEVRLDVGEDRCSIDVVDGGHGFDPESETAPSETSEHGRGLFLIRALAENVRMQSSPRTGSLIHFEKSFA, from the coding sequence ATGCGCATGTCGGTTCGGCTCAACCTTCCCCGCGAGGTCGACAGTGTTCCCGCCGTGCGCCGGCTGTTGCGCTGCGCGCTCACCTCACTGACCGTCGACGGTCAGGCCGGCGCGGACCTGGAGATCGCCCTGACCGAGGCGTGCGCCAACGTGGTGAAACACGCGACCGGCGCCGAGGCGTACGAGGTCCGTCTCGACGTCGGCGAGGACCGCTGTTCGATCGACGTCGTCGACGGCGGCCACGGGTTCGACCCGGAGAGCGAGACGGCGCCCAGCGAGACCAGCGAGCACGGCCGCGGCCTGTTCCTGATCCGGGCGCTGGCCGAGAACGTCCGGATGCAGTCGAGCCCGCGCACCGGCTCACTGATCCACTTCGAGAAGTCCTTCGCCTGA
- a CDS encoding sigma-70 family RNA polymerase sigma factor has product MANQPDTATVVAARAGDPAAIDRLVAGYLPLVYTIVGRALEGHADVDDVVQETMIRVLRNLGELREPEAFRSWLVAITVRQVRDRFRARQVGEHALLDPDLRDPGADFTDLAITRLELSGQRRETAEATRWLDEENRELLSLWWLEASGELTRDEIVEGTGLGRQHAAVRIQRMKGQLETARAVVRALHRQPLCPELSVLIEPWDGLPNALWRKRIARHTRECRLCAPAWQDLVAAERLLAGLALVVPAPSLAAGLSAGAGAAGVSTGGTTGVGTGAGGGVNGLAVKAGLSATQKLLVTALAVTVAGGGGAAVYTLNGQPDPAVPQAVVAPSPATVSLPSARPASLAPTSKAPAPRRTPKSPEAKAAVPAKETSAKKGVGVWKFAGSKAALKDVGAGWYYDWAAGNDEIPGPAGVEFVPMIWGRKDVTGATLEQAEAEGDVLLGFNEPDMGGQANMSVEDALAAWPQLQATGMRLVSPAVAYGGDTPGGWLDRFMSGAKAKGLRVDAIALHWYGSDFGAAAAGQFLSYVDAVHKRYGKPIWITEFGLMNFSGSPKYPSDAQKVTFIRAATAGLEKRSFVERYAWFGLPAVGDSVGFGLYRDGDSPTEAGKAYRAAG; this is encoded by the coding sequence ATGGCGAACCAACCCGACACCGCCACCGTGGTGGCCGCGCGCGCCGGCGACCCGGCCGCGATCGACCGGCTCGTGGCCGGTTACCTCCCGCTCGTCTACACCATCGTGGGCCGGGCCCTGGAGGGGCACGCGGACGTCGACGACGTGGTGCAGGAGACCATGATCCGGGTCCTGCGGAACCTCGGTGAGCTGCGCGAGCCCGAGGCGTTCCGCTCCTGGCTGGTGGCGATCACGGTGCGCCAGGTCCGGGACCGCTTCCGGGCCCGGCAGGTCGGCGAGCACGCCCTGCTCGATCCGGACCTGCGCGACCCGGGCGCCGACTTCACCGACCTGGCGATCACCCGGCTGGAACTGTCCGGCCAGCGCCGGGAGACCGCCGAGGCGACCCGCTGGCTCGACGAGGAGAACCGGGAGCTGCTCTCGCTCTGGTGGCTGGAAGCCTCCGGCGAGCTGACCCGCGACGAGATCGTCGAGGGCACCGGGCTCGGCCGCCAGCACGCCGCGGTCCGCATCCAGCGGATGAAGGGCCAGCTGGAGACGGCCCGGGCGGTGGTCCGGGCGCTGCACCGCCAGCCGCTCTGCCCGGAACTGTCGGTGCTGATCGAGCCGTGGGACGGCCTGCCGAACGCGTTGTGGCGCAAGCGGATCGCCCGGCACACCCGGGAGTGCCGGCTCTGCGCCCCGGCCTGGCAGGACCTGGTCGCCGCGGAACGCCTGCTGGCCGGCCTGGCCCTGGTGGTACCGGCGCCGTCGCTGGCGGCCGGCCTGAGCGCCGGAGCCGGAGCGGCCGGGGTGAGCACGGGCGGGACCACCGGGGTGGGCACCGGAGCCGGCGGCGGGGTCAACGGCCTGGCCGTCAAGGCGGGCCTGAGCGCCACCCAGAAACTGCTGGTCACCGCGCTGGCGGTGACCGTCGCCGGGGGTGGCGGGGCGGCCGTTTACACCCTGAACGGCCAGCCCGATCCGGCCGTCCCGCAGGCGGTGGTCGCCCCGTCGCCGGCCACCGTCAGCCTGCCGTCCGCCCGTCCGGCCTCGCTCGCACCGACGAGCAAGGCGCCGGCTCCCCGGCGTACGCCGAAGTCTCCGGAAGCGAAGGCGGCCGTGCCGGCCAAGGAGACCTCGGCCAAGAAGGGCGTCGGCGTCTGGAAGTTCGCCGGGTCCAAGGCGGCGCTGAAGGACGTCGGGGCCGGGTGGTACTACGACTGGGCGGCGGGGAACGACGAGATCCCCGGCCCGGCGGGTGTCGAGTTCGTCCCGATGATCTGGGGCCGCAAGGACGTCACCGGCGCCACCCTCGAGCAGGCCGAGGCGGAGGGTGACGTGCTGCTCGGCTTCAACGAGCCGGACATGGGCGGGCAGGCGAACATGAGCGTCGAGGACGCGCTGGCCGCCTGGCCACAGTTGCAGGCGACCGGGATGCGCCTGGTCAGCCCGGCGGTCGCCTACGGCGGGGACACCCCGGGCGGCTGGCTGGACAGGTTCATGAGCGGGGCGAAGGCGAAGGGGCTGCGGGTCGACGCCATCGCGCTGCACTGGTACGGCTCGGACTTCGGCGCCGCCGCGGCCGGTCAGTTCCTCAGCTACGTCGACGCGGTGCACAAGCGGTACGGCAAACCGATCTGGATCACCGAGTTCGGCCTGATGAACTTCTCCGGCTCGCCGAAGTACCCGAGCGACGCGCAGAAGGTCACCTTCATCCGGGCGGCCACCGCGGGACTGGAGAAACGGTCGTTCGTCGAGCGCTACGCCTGGTTCGGCCTGCCGGCGGTCGGGGACAGCGTCGGCTTCGGGCTGTACCGGGACGGCGACAGCCCCACCGAGGCGGGCAAGGCGTACCGCGCCGCGGGTTAG